A stretch of the Sorangium aterium genome encodes the following:
- a CDS encoding DUF1592 domain-containing protein produces the protein MQTFETPESPPRERSGVRRSLCRLLGSMVLLALPMACIGEIGAGSPDGATPGVNTPGDGAGDPGTGAPGVAPDKANTVLRRLNRAEYNNTVRDLLGTSRRPADKLPSDETVDGFDTVGEGLSLSLQHLESLEQAATELIDELFGLPAGDARRRDVLSCQLQAGSEETCARQILSAFARRAFRRPVSEGEISGLLQLARKVSDAGNGYDEGLKAALRSILLSPHFLYMVEKAPAVPPGESAPLGDHELATRLSYFLWSSMPDAALFAAAEAGGLADDSAKLAAEVERMLTDGKAVALTENFVGQWLTLRRLALVEPDPKTFPDYDVELRNAAVRETELFFRELLNGNAAIETLLTADFTFVNQRLGQHYGMPVSGSEFLRVSLAGTERVGLLSHASFLMANSHPGFTSPTKRGAWVLEQLLCSPPPPVPPDLMIDPLAAPAAGETVREKLEAHRAEPRCAGCHALMDPIGLGLEDFDAIGGYRDSEDASGVLQGTSFSGVRELAALLSQDARLQSCFAQQLLTYAVGRSFHSAGGHAYAEGVVQGARAAGQQGVLDLLNAVVKSDAFRTRRGE, from the coding sequence ATGCAAACCTTCGAGACTCCAGAGTCCCCGCCGCGCGAGCGGTCCGGCGTGCGCCGGTCCCTGTGCCGCCTGCTCGGGAGCATGGTGCTCCTGGCGCTCCCGATGGCCTGCATAGGCGAAATCGGCGCAGGCTCACCGGATGGCGCGACGCCGGGCGTCAACACGCCCGGCGACGGCGCCGGCGACCCCGGCACCGGCGCCCCCGGCGTGGCGCCGGACAAGGCCAATACCGTGCTCAGGCGCCTGAACAGGGCCGAGTACAACAACACCGTGCGGGACTTGCTCGGCACGTCGCGGCGCCCGGCCGACAAGCTGCCCAGCGACGAAACGGTCGACGGCTTCGACACGGTCGGCGAAGGTCTGAGCCTCTCACTGCAGCACCTCGAGTCGCTCGAACAGGCTGCGACCGAGCTGATTGACGAGCTGTTCGGGTTGCCGGCAGGTGATGCTCGCCGCCGCGACGTTCTGTCCTGTCAGCTCCAGGCGGGCTCCGAAGAGACGTGTGCGCGGCAGATCTTGTCCGCGTTCGCGCGGCGCGCTTTCCGCAGACCGGTGAGCGAAGGCGAGATCTCCGGACTGCTGCAGCTTGCCCGCAAGGTGAGTGACGCCGGCAACGGCTACGACGAAGGGCTCAAGGCAGCTCTGCGATCGATCCTGCTCTCTCCTCACTTCCTCTACATGGTGGAGAAGGCGCCGGCCGTGCCTCCGGGCGAGTCGGCTCCCCTCGGCGACCATGAGCTCGCGACGCGGCTCTCGTACTTTCTGTGGTCGAGCATGCCCGACGCCGCCCTGTTCGCAGCCGCGGAGGCGGGCGGGCTGGCCGATGACTCCGCCAAGCTGGCCGCTGAGGTCGAGCGCATGCTGACGGACGGCAAGGCGGTGGCGCTCACCGAGAACTTCGTCGGTCAGTGGCTGACCTTGCGCCGGCTGGCGCTGGTCGAGCCGGACCCCAAGACCTTCCCCGACTATGACGTGGAACTGCGCAACGCGGCCGTGCGCGAAACGGAGCTGTTTTTTCGCGAACTCCTGAACGGCAACGCCGCCATCGAGACGCTACTCACCGCGGACTTCACGTTCGTGAACCAGCGCCTGGGTCAGCACTACGGTATGCCGGTTTCCGGATCCGAATTCCTGCGCGTCAGTCTGGCCGGGACCGAGCGCGTGGGGCTGCTCAGCCACGCCAGCTTTTTGATGGCAAACTCCCATCCGGGCTTCACATCGCCCACCAAGCGTGGCGCTTGGGTGCTCGAACAGCTGTTGTGCTCACCGCCGCCTCCCGTGCCGCCGGACCTGATGATCGATCCGTTGGCCGCGCCGGCCGCCGGTGAAACGGTGCGGGAGAAGCTCGAGGCACATCGCGCGGAGCCGCGCTGCGCCGGTTGCCACGCCTTGATGGATCCGATCGGGCTCGGGCTGGAGGACTTCGACGCCATTGGAGGCTATCGCGACTCGGAGGACGCCAGCGGCGTGCTTCAGGGAACCAGCTTTTCCGGGGTGCGAGAGCTCGCGGCGCTGCTCAGTCAGGACGCCAGGCTGCAAAGCTGCTTCGCCCAGCAGCTGCTCACGTACGCGGTGGGCCGATCTTTCCACAGTGCCGGCGGTCACGCCTACGCGGAGGGCGTCGTTCAAGGCGCGCGCGCGGCGGGGCAGCAAGGTGTTCTCGATCTGCTCAATGCGGTGGTGAAGAGCGATGCATTCCGAACCCGTCGTGGAGAGTGA
- a CDS encoding putative metal-binding motif-containing protein, which translates to MTTLIASEAHARRGGTAVDGCHGCHGGGAAPGITIDHSPKNPAAGEAVTLEVQIQAANISAGGIYLRTGTGRLSPIDGQGTHLIDDRQLVHSAPKRASGGVVRFDAQWIAPGAPGGVVVDVWAVSANGDNDPRGDGASAANTAFVYGCESATYYLDRDGDGYGDSGVPRVDCALPAEHAPEHAPRGGDCDDYSVNVHPQQGEACNGIDDDCDGQVDEDLAVTTQFEDADGDGYGSRFGATVEAKCPPDGYAPSSSDCDDRAPDVHPDAVETCNLIDDDCDGRVDEGVREVCGVGMCARESIACTPGSCTPGEPSPETCNALDDDCDGETDEDPGLCAPGEGCPNGTCSRGTGGGAPGSTGAGASGASGGGAPDEGGDRGGSCAVDPRGGSPWRLLLLSPLALLASRRPRRAFTAR; encoded by the coding sequence TTGACCACGCTGATCGCATCGGAGGCCCATGCGCGCCGCGGCGGGACGGCGGTCGACGGGTGCCACGGCTGCCATGGCGGCGGCGCGGCGCCCGGTATCACCATCGACCATAGCCCGAAGAACCCGGCGGCCGGCGAGGCGGTGACTCTGGAGGTGCAGATCCAGGCCGCCAACATCAGCGCCGGCGGCATCTATCTCCGCACCGGGACAGGCCGTCTCTCTCCCATCGACGGTCAAGGCACTCACCTCATCGACGACCGCCAGCTCGTCCACAGCGCGCCGAAGCGGGCGAGCGGCGGGGTCGTCCGCTTCGACGCGCAGTGGATCGCGCCGGGAGCGCCGGGCGGGGTCGTCGTCGACGTGTGGGCCGTCTCGGCCAACGGCGACAACGACCCGCGCGGCGACGGCGCGTCGGCCGCCAACACCGCGTTTGTGTACGGGTGCGAAAGCGCGACGTATTACCTCGACCGCGACGGAGACGGATACGGCGACTCCGGCGTGCCCAGGGTCGATTGCGCCCTGCCCGCCGAGCACGCTCCCGAGCACGCTCCGCGGGGCGGGGATTGCGACGACTACAGCGTCAACGTCCACCCCCAGCAGGGCGAGGCCTGCAACGGGATCGACGACGACTGCGACGGTCAGGTCGACGAGGACCTCGCGGTGACCACGCAATTCGAAGACGCGGACGGCGACGGGTATGGGTCGCGCTTCGGGGCGACGGTCGAGGCGAAGTGCCCCCCCGACGGCTACGCGCCGAGCTCGAGCGATTGCGACGACAGGGCCCCTGACGTGCACCCAGACGCGGTCGAGACGTGCAATCTGATCGATGACGACTGCGACGGCCGCGTGGACGAGGGGGTGCGCGAGGTGTGCGGCGTCGGGATGTGCGCGCGCGAGTCGATCGCGTGCACCCCCGGGTCGTGCACGCCCGGCGAGCCGAGCCCCGAGACCTGCAACGCGCTCGACGACGACTGCGACGGCGAGACCGACGAGGATCCCGGCCTCTGCGCGCCCGGCGAGGGCTGCCCGAACGGCACGTGCAGCCGCGGGACCGGCGGCGGCGCCCCCGGGAGCACCGGCGCGGGCGCCTCCGGGGCCTCCGGCGGCGGCGCGCCCGACGAGGGGGGCGATCGCGGCGGCAGCTGCGCCGTCGACCCCCGGGGCGGGTCTCCGTGGCGGCTGCTGCTCCTCTCGCCGCTCGCCCTCCTCGCGTCGCGGCGCCCGCGGAGGGCGTTCACGGCGCGGTAG
- a CDS encoding transposase, translating to MHPRSGRAARMRPCGLDLRERIVKAYENGEGSVRDLAEQFEVAPKTVQSYLTLYRTTGSVAPRPRANGPRPKIDGQALDDLRSLVATSSDATLDDLADQLARRDHIVASRHTVGRAGVTGGAAALANPAAFAALLDALYHKPWVVYAKPPFAGPEQVFAYLGRYTHRVGLSNHRLRWMDKRGVCFRTRGDKTVTLSAEEFLRRFLLHVLPHRFVKIRHFGLMAACHATTTLEVARTRILAAPDAGQRAVGGDEHRKGSSHEREPSPRHIVKVDWCTLLAALTGIDLSICPRCGQAAMARRPLPSCVVASSAAPPDTS from the coding sequence TTGCATCCTCGTAGCGGGAGGGCAGCAAGGATGCGACCCTGCGGACTCGACCTTCGAGAGCGCATCGTCAAGGCGTACGAGAATGGGGAAGGATCGGTACGCGACCTGGCTGAGCAGTTCGAAGTCGCACCGAAAACCGTGCAGTCCTATCTCACGCTCTACCGGACGACCGGCAGCGTTGCGCCGCGCCCTCGCGCGAACGGGCCGCGACCCAAGATCGACGGGCAAGCCCTGGATGACCTGAGGTCGCTCGTGGCGACGTCCTCCGACGCGACGCTGGACGATTTGGCTGACCAGCTCGCGCGCCGTGATCACATCGTAGCCAGCCGCCATACCGTCGGCCGGGCGGGGGTGACCGGCGGGGCCGCCGCGCTGGCCAACCCTGCTGCCTTCGCTGCGCTGCTCGACGCGCTCTACCACAAGCCCTGGGTGGTCTACGCCAAGCCGCCCTTCGCTGGGCCCGAGCAGGTCTTTGCCTACCTCGGTCGCTATACCCACCGTGTCGGGCTGTCCAATCACCGGCTGCGGTGGATGGATAAGCGCGGCGTGTGCTTCCGGACCCGCGGAGACAAGACCGTGACGCTCTCCGCAGAGGAGTTTCTGCGTCGCTTCCTGCTGCACGTGCTGCCTCATCGCTTCGTGAAGATCCGACACTTCGGCTTGATGGCTGCGTGTCACGCCACCACCACGCTCGAGGTGGCACGCACGAGGATCCTGGCGGCGCCAGACGCAGGGCAGCGCGCTGTCGGGGGAGATGAGCACCGGAAAGGCAGCTCTCACGAGCGCGAGCCCTCTCCGCGCCACATCGTCAAGGTCGACTGGTGCACGCTGCTCGCCGCGCTCACGGGGATCGACCTGTCCATCTGTCCTCGCTGCGGTCAGGCTGCGATGGCTCGCCGCCCGCTGCCGTCGTGCGTCGTCGCCTCTTCCGCTGCTCCTCCGGACACGTCATGA
- a CDS encoding VOC family protein, with amino-acid sequence MPAKKTPNQIDFIEFPARDVAALQRAKVFFAETFGWSFEHWGDDYVDIKGSGLGSGINADPEHRPSKPLVVIYVQDLEETRRKVTAAGGKLTRDIFSFPGGRRFHFKDPSGNEMAAWSDQ; translated from the coding sequence ATGCCTGCCAAGAAAACACCGAACCAGATCGACTTCATCGAGTTTCCCGCCCGTGACGTCGCCGCCCTCCAACGCGCCAAAGTGTTCTTTGCCGAGACTTTCGGCTGGTCGTTCGAACATTGGGGCGATGACTACGTCGACATCAAAGGCAGCGGTCTGGGCAGCGGGATCAACGCTGATCCGGAGCACCGTCCCAGTAAACCTCTCGTCGTCATCTATGTGCAGGATCTGGAAGAAACGCGCCGGAAGGTGACTGCCGCAGGTGGCAAGCTGACACGGGACATCTTTTCGTTTCCAGGCGGGCGGCGATTCCACTTCAAGGACCCGAGCGGCAACGAAATGGCGGCATGGTCCGACCAGTGA
- a CDS encoding transposase produces the protein MPSALDACTQLALAGGAFLARPFEHKDSPDAAFERRERRFSAACDGFDVHCAVLIAADDDQGRERLVRYCTRPAFALDRIEHLSDGRIAYLMKTPRRGRTHRVMSPMEFMARLAALSPPPKIPLVRYHGVFAPRSSWRSLVTPKPPARAAKSEPCAGHAPLPASPAPAPAPAPAPAPAPAPAPAPASPCAPPALSARSLVHADPTVRVEPTLISVLHWGRLLEGELFATSRYVEWAVLMKRSFGFDALRYPRCERRMRVLSTITDSIWASPGAEARSPTSRRCGITQPRHRDDKASRRARSARQVVIPRATRTHSGARFTRVLGWHGTCLQACRCETFSLQRCLPC, from the coding sequence GTGCCCTCCGCACTCGATGCGTGTACCCAGCTCGCACTCGCAGGTGGAGCTTTCCTTGCGCGGCCTTTCGAGCACAAGGACAGTCCAGACGCGGCTTTCGAGCGCCGGGAGCGACGCTTCTCCGCGGCGTGCGACGGGTTCGACGTGCATTGCGCGGTGCTCATCGCGGCGGATGACGATCAGGGGCGCGAGAGGCTCGTGCGGTACTGCACCCGCCCGGCCTTCGCGCTCGATCGAATCGAGCACCTGTCCGATGGGCGTATAGCGTACTTGATGAAGACACCTCGGCGGGGACGCACTCACCGCGTCATGAGTCCAATGGAGTTCATGGCCCGGCTCGCGGCTTTGAGTCCTCCGCCCAAGATCCCGCTTGTGAGATACCATGGCGTGTTCGCGCCTCGCTCGTCGTGGCGCTCTCTCGTGACACCCAAACCACCGGCCCGCGCCGCGAAGTCTGAGCCGTGCGCGGGGCACGCGCCTCTGCCCGCGTCGCCCGCGCCTGCGCCTGCGCCTGCGCCTGCGCCTGCGCCTGCGCCTGCGCCTGCGCCCGCGCCCGCGTCGCCGTGCGCTCCCCCGGCGCTCTCAGCGAGGTCGCTCGTGCATGCCGACCCCACGGTGCGAGTTGAGCCGACCCTGATCTCGGTCTTGCACTGGGGGCGACTGCTCGAAGGGGAGTTGTTCGCTACGTCGCGCTACGTCGAGTGGGCCGTGCTCATGAAGCGCTCGTTCGGGTTCGATGCGCTCCGATACCCGAGATGCGAACGGAGGATGCGCGTGCTTTCCACGATCACCGACTCAATCTGGGCATCGCCAGGGGCTGAAGCTCGGTCGCCGACGTCGCGCCGTTGCGGCATCACCCAGCCGCGACATCGGGATGACAAAGCGTCACGGCGAGCGCGCTCAGCCCGACAGGTCGTCATCCCGCGCGCAACACGGACGCATTCAGGCGCGCGCTTCACAAGGGTGCTTGGCTGGCATGGGACATGCCTTCAGGCCTGCCGATGCGAAACATTCTCTTTGCAGCGATGTTTGCCGTGCTGA
- a CDS encoding DUF3280 domain-containing protein, whose protein sequence is MLKLMLSAALLVTFAAGAAPQPITLAVFDFELDDFSASPEGTASADTAQLEKGTDTVRQLLAQSGRYKLLDVGNVGAPAAKTHTLRDCNDCDADIASKLGAEQSLVGVVSRISRTEYVVKFHLRDARTGAVVATGDSGLRMGADYSWSRGAASLLKAQLLERQ, encoded by the coding sequence ATGCTTAAGCTGATGCTGAGCGCCGCATTGCTAGTAACGTTCGCGGCCGGCGCCGCACCTCAACCGATCACACTCGCTGTATTCGATTTCGAGCTCGATGATTTCAGCGCGTCGCCTGAAGGGACTGCTTCAGCCGACACCGCGCAGCTGGAGAAAGGCACAGACACGGTCCGTCAGCTCCTCGCGCAGTCCGGTCGCTACAAACTGCTCGATGTCGGCAACGTGGGTGCTCCCGCTGCAAAGACGCATACGTTGCGTGATTGCAATGACTGCGACGCCGACATCGCATCGAAGCTGGGTGCCGAGCAATCTTTGGTCGGTGTCGTAAGTCGAATCAGTCGCACCGAGTACGTCGTCAAATTTCATCTGCGCGATGCCCGGACAGGCGCTGTCGTTGCCACGGGAGACAGCGGGCTGCGAATGGGTGCCGACTATTCGTGGAGTCGAGGCGCGGCGAGCTTGCTCAAAGCTCAGCTGCTGGAGCGCCAATAA
- a CDS encoding DUF1552 domain-containing protein, which yields MIGLPYLPSVVERHAEASESCAAPQRFIAFFVPNGIHMPDFTPSAAGKDWAMPYILAPLEPIRNKIAVVTGIDYQRTAEPAEPPGGHGSGTGSFLTMMPVNKNDKNPARISLDQKIAKTMAGCGRPLPSLQLGLTVRGDGSDRVPNIAFIETISWDANKPLPFRDDPQQNFDRIFAGLDPNASAAEAARRQAVRTSVLDHVLGEAETLKAELSPTDRVKLDQYMTSVRELETRIQNLGGNGATCAKPNRPTATSTAPYQDRVAITLELAALAFECDVTRVITFMFGRGNSMQDFSFLFNGESTPHHHTSHHAGNAKLQAKLKEIGRWEVNHVANFLKRLDQTVEAGGRTLLDNTLAYFNSEISDGNTHRKYDMPVLLAGSAGGKLKVDGSHYMFTQMKFPRPLLGPSGGPHGIRLFVSILNAFGIPDQTFGDGSAKGPLTELLV from the coding sequence GTGATCGGACTTCCGTACTTGCCGTCGGTCGTCGAGCGCCACGCGGAAGCGTCCGAGAGCTGCGCCGCGCCGCAGCGCTTCATCGCGTTCTTCGTGCCGAACGGCATTCACATGCCGGACTTCACGCCGTCTGCGGCGGGCAAGGACTGGGCGATGCCCTACATCCTGGCGCCGCTCGAGCCGATTCGGAACAAGATCGCCGTCGTTACCGGCATCGACTACCAGCGCACCGCGGAGCCTGCCGAGCCGCCAGGCGGGCACGGCTCCGGGACCGGGTCGTTTCTCACGATGATGCCCGTGAACAAGAACGACAAGAACCCGGCGCGCATCAGCCTCGATCAGAAGATCGCCAAGACCATGGCCGGCTGTGGGCGGCCTCTGCCGTCGCTGCAGCTGGGGCTCACGGTGCGCGGTGACGGCAGTGACCGGGTTCCTAACATCGCTTTCATCGAGACCATTTCCTGGGACGCCAACAAGCCTCTGCCCTTCCGGGACGATCCGCAACAGAACTTCGATCGCATCTTCGCCGGGTTGGATCCCAACGCCAGCGCGGCCGAGGCCGCCCGGCGGCAGGCGGTCCGCACCAGCGTGCTGGATCACGTGCTCGGAGAAGCTGAAACGTTGAAGGCCGAGCTGTCTCCGACTGATCGCGTGAAGCTGGATCAGTACATGACCTCGGTGCGAGAGCTCGAGACCCGCATCCAGAACCTCGGCGGAAACGGCGCGACCTGCGCCAAGCCGAACAGGCCGACTGCCACCTCGACCGCGCCCTATCAGGATCGCGTCGCGATCACGCTGGAGCTGGCGGCCTTGGCCTTCGAGTGTGACGTCACGCGCGTCATCACGTTCATGTTCGGCCGCGGCAACAGCATGCAGGACTTCTCGTTCTTGTTCAACGGCGAGTCCACGCCGCACCACCACACGTCGCATCACGCCGGTAACGCCAAGCTTCAAGCCAAGCTGAAGGAGATCGGCCGCTGGGAGGTCAACCACGTCGCGAATTTCCTGAAGCGGCTGGATCAGACTGTAGAGGCTGGCGGACGCACCCTGCTCGACAACACGCTCGCTTACTTCAACAGCGAGATCTCCGACGGCAACACTCACCGCAAGTACGACATGCCGGTGTTGCTCGCCGGCAGCGCGGGCGGGAAGCTCAAGGTGGACGGCAGCCACTACATGTTCACGCAGATGAAGTTTCCGCGACCGCTCTTGGGGCCGAGCGGAGGGCCGCACGGTATCCGACTGTTCGTCTCGATCTTGAATGCCTTCGGCATTCCCGATCAGACATTCGGCGATGGCAGCGCCAAGGGACCGCTCACGGAGCTGCTGGTCTGA